The proteins below come from a single Prochlorococcus marinus CUG1415 genomic window:
- the ctaD gene encoding cytochrome c oxidase subunit I, whose translation MTISIDPQKTNNESLQPKGLLRYFSFSLDHKVIGIQYLVCGFLFYLIGGTLASAIRIELASPMSDFMPRDVYNQVLTLHGTIMIFLWIVPVVNGAFGNYLIPFYVGARDMAFPRLNAVAFWLIPPSGLMLVASYFVEGAAQAGWTAYPPLSITTPQSGQIIWILSVLLLGGSSIFGGINFIATIIKLRRPGLKLMQLPMYCWAMLGTSLLVVLSTPVLAGTLILLSFDIIAKTGFFNPVLGGNVVVYQHLFWFYSHPAVYIMVLPAFGLVSEILPVHARKPLFGYTTMVFSIMGIVVLGLVVWAHHMFTSGTPPWMRLFFTIATAFIAVPTGIKFFNWVATLWGGKISINSAMLFSCGFIINFVFGGITGVALAQVPFDIHVHDTYFVVAHFHYIVYGGTVFIIFSSIYHWFPKVTGKMLYEKLGILHFIITFIGFNLCFAPQHWLGLNGMPRRVAEYDPQFQFVNQISSLGALLMAISTIPFLINVFISVRNGKDAGDNPWNALTPEWLTSSPPPVENWEGEAPLVEEPYGYGKQFSEQK comes from the coding sequence ATGACAATATCAATTGATCCACAAAAAACTAATAATGAAAGTCTTCAACCTAAAGGCTTGCTTAGATACTTTAGTTTTAGTCTCGATCATAAAGTGATTGGAATACAATATCTTGTTTGCGGTTTTCTTTTCTATTTGATTGGCGGAACTTTAGCTAGCGCTATAAGAATTGAACTGGCTAGTCCAATGTCTGACTTTATGCCAAGAGATGTTTATAACCAAGTTTTAACCTTACATGGAACAATAATGATATTCCTTTGGATAGTGCCTGTAGTTAACGGTGCTTTTGGAAATTATTTAATTCCATTTTATGTGGGTGCAAGAGATATGGCATTCCCAAGATTAAATGCCGTAGCTTTTTGGTTAATTCCTCCATCGGGTTTGATGCTAGTAGCAAGCTATTTTGTTGAGGGGGCTGCTCAGGCTGGATGGACGGCTTATCCACCTTTGAGCATAACTACTCCTCAATCGGGACAAATAATTTGGATACTGAGTGTTCTATTACTCGGAGGCAGTTCTATCTTTGGTGGGATAAACTTTATCGCCACCATTATCAAATTAAGAAGACCAGGATTAAAACTCATGCAATTGCCAATGTATTGTTGGGCAATGCTTGGGACAAGTCTATTAGTTGTCTTATCAACTCCTGTTTTGGCAGGCACCTTAATTCTGCTTAGCTTCGATATCATCGCTAAAACAGGGTTTTTCAATCCTGTTTTAGGTGGCAATGTCGTAGTTTATCAGCATTTATTTTGGTTTTATTCTCATCCAGCAGTTTACATTATGGTCCTTCCTGCCTTTGGTTTAGTTAGTGAAATACTTCCTGTACATGCTAGAAAACCACTTTTTGGATATACAACAATGGTTTTTTCAATAATGGGGATAGTAGTTTTAGGGTTAGTTGTTTGGGCACATCACATGTTTACAAGTGGAACGCCCCCTTGGATGAGATTGTTCTTTACTATAGCGACAGCATTTATTGCTGTTCCAACCGGTATAAAATTTTTCAATTGGGTTGCAACCTTATGGGGAGGTAAAATTTCCATCAATAGTGCAATGTTATTCTCTTGTGGATTTATTATAAATTTTGTTTTTGGAGGTATTACAGGTGTTGCTTTGGCACAGGTACCTTTCGATATTCACGTTCATGATACCTATTTCGTTGTAGCCCATTTTCATTACATAGTTTATGGGGGGACAGTTTTTATTATTTTCTCTTCGATATATCATTGGTTCCCCAAAGTAACTGGGAAAATGCTTTATGAAAAATTAGGAATTTTACACTTTATCATTACCTTTATTGGATTTAACTTGTGCTTTGCTCCTCAACATTGGCTCGGTTTAAATGGAATGCCGAGAAGAGTTGCAGAATATGATCCTCAATTCCAGTTCGTTAATCAAATTAGTAGTCTTGGAGCTCTCTTAATGGCTATAAGTACAATTCCTTTTTTAATTAATGTTTTCATTAGTGTAAGAAATGGAAAAGATGCTGGAGATAACCCTTGGAATGCTCTTACACCTGAATGGTTAACATCTTCTCCTCCTCCAGTTGAAAATTGGGAAGGCGAAGCTCCATTAGTTGAAGAACCTTATGGTTATGGTAAACAATTTTCTGAACAAAAATAA
- the ispD gene encoding 2-C-methyl-D-erythritol 4-phosphate cytidylyltransferase translates to MHFLIPAAGSGSRMKAGKNKLLIDLEGESLIYWTLKSVFSASSTKWVGIIGQPKDKELLLNSAKNFAHKVNWINGGDTRQKSVFNGLNALPKDAEKVLIHDGARCLINPELIDQCANQLDENEAVILATKVTDTIKIVNNEGFIKETPDRNYLWAAQTPQGFLVDRLKKAHNMAIDQNWKVTDDASLFEMLNWKVKIIEGTYSNIKITSPIDLKIAKLFVKHS, encoded by the coding sequence GTGCACTTTTTAATACCAGCTGCAGGCAGTGGTAGCAGAATGAAAGCTGGAAAAAATAAATTACTTATTGATTTAGAGGGAGAGTCCTTGATTTATTGGACACTTAAATCTGTATTTTCTGCAAGCTCAACAAAATGGGTTGGAATAATTGGGCAACCAAAAGATAAAGAATTATTATTAAATTCAGCAAAGAACTTTGCCCATAAAGTTAATTGGATTAATGGTGGAGATACTCGACAAAAGTCAGTTTTTAATGGTTTAAATGCACTGCCAAAAGATGCTGAAAAAGTTTTAATTCATGATGGTGCTCGATGTCTAATTAATCCTGAATTGATAGACCAATGCGCAAACCAATTAGATGAAAATGAAGCTGTTATTTTGGCTACTAAGGTAACTGACACAATAAAGATTGTGAATAATGAAGGTTTTATTAAAGAAACACCAGATAGAAATTACTTATGGGCAGCGCAAACTCCTCAGGGCTTTTTAGTAGATAGATTAAAAAAAGCTCATAATATGGCAATTGATCAAAACTGGAAAGTCACAGATGATGCCTCACTATTCGAAATGCTTAATTGGAAAGTAAAGATTATTGAAGGAACTTATTCAAATATAAAAATTACATCCCCCATAGATTTGAAAATAGCAAAACTTTTTGTGAAGCACTCCTAG
- a CDS encoding ABC transporter permease gives MELKQYNLFFLYQETFALTKRLFIQLKRRPSTLLAGILQPIIWLFLFGALFSKAPEGFLPGVDSYGNFLGAGLIVFTAFSGALNSGLPLMFDREFGFLNRLLVAPLTSRLSIVLSSFFYITILSFIQSIVIMVVSYILGYGWPNLYGLGIVFTTLILLVLFVTSISLCLAFVLPGHIELIALIFVINLPLLFASTALAPISFMPNWLGWLASLNPLTFAIEPIRTAYTQTMDLELVALHAPYGDLTCKSCISILFSLTVFSLIIIRPLLNRKLN, from the coding sequence ATGGAATTAAAACAGTATAATTTATTTTTTTTATATCAAGAAACATTTGCCTTAACAAAGAGATTATTTATTCAATTAAAAAGAAGACCATCAACTCTTTTAGCTGGAATATTACAACCCATAATTTGGCTTTTTTTATTTGGGGCATTATTCTCTAAAGCTCCCGAAGGTTTTTTACCAGGAGTTGATTCTTATGGGAATTTTTTAGGAGCGGGACTTATTGTTTTTACTGCTTTTAGCGGAGCCCTAAACTCTGGTCTTCCTTTAATGTTTGATAGAGAGTTTGGATTTCTTAATAGATTACTTGTGGCTCCTTTAACCAGTAGATTATCCATAGTTTTATCTTCTTTTTTTTACATAACAATCCTGAGCTTTATTCAGAGTATTGTAATAATGGTTGTTTCATATATTTTGGGTTATGGATGGCCAAATTTATATGGTTTAGGAATTGTCTTTACAACACTAATTTTATTAGTTCTTTTTGTGACATCAATAAGTTTATGTTTAGCGTTTGTTTTGCCGGGACATATTGAATTAATCGCTCTTATTTTCGTAATAAACTTACCTCTTCTTTTTGCAAGCACTGCTTTAGCTCCAATCTCTTTTATGCCAAATTGGCTGGGTTGGTTAGCTTCATTAAATCCATTAACTTTTGCGATTGAACCTATTAGGACAGCTTACACACAAACTATGGATTTAGAATTAGTGGCTTTACATGCCCCATATGGTGATTTAACTTGTAAGAGTTGTATCTCAATTTTATTTTCTTTGACAGTTTTTTCCTTAATTATTATAAGACCTCTTTTAAATAGAAAGTTAAATTAA
- the groL gene encoding chaperonin GroEL (60 kDa chaperone family; promotes refolding of misfolded polypeptides especially under stressful conditions; forms two stacked rings of heptamers to form a barrel-shaped 14mer; ends can be capped by GroES; misfolded proteins enter the barrel where they are refolded when GroES binds), whose product MAKQLSFSNESREALEKGVNFVANAVKVTIGPKAKNVVIERKFGSPDIVRDGSTVAKEIEIENPISNLGAKLIEQVASKTKESAGDGTTTATILTQKMVQEGLKNIASGASPMELKKGMEVGLAFVLEKLSSKSISLSGSDIQKVATVSAGGDEEIGSIISKAMDIVTSDGVITVEESQSLDTELDITEGMSFDRGYSSPYFVTDQERQVCELENPKILITDQKISTLANLVPILEEIQKSGSPFLILAEDIEGEALTTLVLNKNSGVLNVASVRAPLFGERRKAALEDIAILTGAKLISEDKSMTLDQVSINDLGKAKKITITKDKTTIVAFEDTKDLVKARVEKLKREVEITESEYDQDKINERIAKLAGGVALIKVGAATETEMKFKKLRIEDSLNATKAAIEEGVVSGGGQTLIEISDELLNLSQKSSDDLRTGINIVKEALSEPTKQIAKNAGFNGDVVVAEIKRLNKGFNANSGKYENLKESGILDPTKVIRLALQDSVSIAAMLLTTEVAIADIPEPEAAAPGGPGGDPMGGMGGMGMPGMGGMGMPGMGGMGMPGMGGMGMPGMGGMGMPGMM is encoded by the coding sequence ATGGCTAAACAGTTAAGTTTTTCTAATGAATCAAGAGAAGCGTTAGAGAAAGGTGTAAATTTCGTAGCTAATGCAGTAAAGGTTACTATTGGGCCGAAGGCAAAAAACGTAGTCATAGAAAGAAAATTTGGTTCTCCAGATATAGTAAGAGATGGATCTACAGTTGCTAAAGAGATTGAGATTGAAAACCCTATTTCTAATTTAGGAGCGAAGTTAATAGAGCAAGTTGCATCCAAAACAAAAGAGAGTGCTGGTGATGGAACAACAACAGCAACCATTTTGACTCAGAAGATGGTTCAGGAAGGATTAAAAAATATTGCTTCAGGTGCTAGTCCCATGGAGTTAAAAAAAGGTATGGAGGTAGGCTTAGCTTTTGTTCTAGAAAAATTAAGTTCTAAAAGTATTTCATTAAGTGGTTCTGATATCCAAAAAGTTGCAACAGTTAGTGCGGGAGGTGATGAAGAAATTGGATCTATAATTTCAAAGGCCATGGATATTGTTACTTCGGATGGTGTAATAACTGTTGAAGAATCTCAATCATTAGATACAGAATTAGATATAACTGAAGGAATGTCTTTTGATAGAGGATATAGTTCTCCGTATTTTGTAACAGACCAAGAAAGGCAAGTTTGTGAACTTGAAAACCCCAAAATATTAATAACTGACCAGAAGATTTCAACGTTAGCTAATTTAGTTCCAATATTAGAAGAAATTCAGAAATCAGGATCACCTTTTCTAATTCTCGCTGAAGATATAGAAGGAGAAGCATTAACGACTCTTGTCTTGAATAAGAATAGTGGAGTTTTGAATGTAGCTTCCGTGAGGGCTCCATTATTTGGTGAGAGAAGAAAAGCTGCCCTTGAAGATATTGCAATTCTTACAGGGGCTAAGTTAATTAGCGAAGATAAATCAATGACACTAGACCAAGTATCGATTAATGATTTAGGTAAAGCAAAAAAAATAACCATAACAAAGGATAAGACTACTATTGTTGCCTTTGAAGACACTAAAGATTTAGTTAAAGCGCGAGTAGAGAAATTAAAGAGAGAAGTCGAGATTACAGAATCAGAATATGATCAGGATAAAATCAATGAAAGGATCGCCAAACTTGCGGGAGGTGTGGCTCTTATAAAAGTAGGAGCTGCAACAGAAACAGAGATGAAGTTCAAAAAATTGAGAATAGAAGATTCCCTTAATGCTACAAAAGCTGCTATTGAAGAAGGTGTTGTTTCTGGAGGTGGTCAAACTTTAATTGAAATATCAGATGAACTTTTAAATTTAAGTCAAAAATCCTCCGATGATTTGAGAACAGGCATAAATATAGTAAAAGAAGCCCTTTCAGAACCTACTAAACAAATAGCAAAAAATGCTGGTTTTAATGGCGATGTAGTTGTCGCTGAAATTAAGAGGCTTAACAAAGGCTTTAATGCTAATTCAGGAAAATATGAGAATTTAAAGGAGTCAGGGATATTAGACCCAACTAAAGTAATAAGATTAGCGCTTCAAGATTCAGTATCTATTGCAGCTATGCTTCTGACAACAGAAGTTGCTATTGCTGACATTCCAGAACCTGAAGCTGCCGCGCCTGGAGGGCCAGGTGGAGATCCGATGGGAGGTATGGGAGGTATGGGTATGCCAGGAATGGGTGGTATGGGTATGCCAGGAATGGGTGGCATGGGTATGCCAGGAATGGGTGGCATGGGTATGCCAGGAATGGGTGGCATGGGTATGCCAGGTATGATGTAA
- a CDS encoding ABC transporter ATP-binding protein, producing the protein MNYIKVKGLSKSYSGIKALKNLSMEIEAGTLFGILGPNGAGKSTLIKILATLIEPDSGEVFINNINLIKNSRKIRELIGYVAQDIALDKILTGRELLDFQSDLYHLNKNKKFERIKKLIDQLEMNDWIDRKCGTYSGGMKRRIDLAAGLLHLPQVLILDEPTVGLDIESRNIIWQLLKHLRNDGMTIILSSHYLDEIDKLADRLVIIDDGRVIAQGAPVELKKKLGGDRVTLKVREFSNQEEAKNICQILSSIDGISQIIINEAQGFSINFVADKEKDLLTKLKVELAFSKFEIFSLTQSQPSLDDVYLQATGKTLLDAEIFMTGKRDLKKESKQSMR; encoded by the coding sequence ATGAATTATATAAAAGTTAAAGGGCTCTCAAAATCTTATTCAGGTATTAAGGCATTAAAAAATTTATCGATGGAAATTGAAGCTGGCACATTATTCGGAATACTAGGTCCAAATGGTGCTGGCAAATCAACACTAATAAAAATACTCGCTACTTTAATAGAGCCTGATAGTGGAGAAGTTTTTATAAATAATATTAATCTGATAAAAAATTCTAGAAAAATTAGAGAATTAATTGGTTATGTTGCCCAGGACATTGCACTTGATAAAATATTAACTGGACGAGAGCTTTTGGATTTTCAATCAGATTTATATCATCTCAACAAAAACAAAAAATTTGAAAGGATAAAGAAATTAATAGATCAATTAGAAATGAATGATTGGATTGATCGTAAGTGCGGAACTTATTCAGGGGGGATGAAAAGAAGAATAGATCTGGCAGCTGGACTGTTACATTTGCCCCAAGTATTAATATTGGATGAACCTACAGTTGGTTTAGATATTGAAAGTAGGAATATTATATGGCAACTTTTGAAACATCTCAGAAATGATGGGATGACTATTATTTTAAGCAGTCACTATCTTGATGAAATAGATAAATTGGCAGACAGATTAGTGATAATTGATGATGGAAGAGTTATAGCACAAGGAGCTCCTGTAGAACTCAAAAAAAAATTAGGAGGAGATAGAGTAACTTTGAAAGTAAGAGAATTTAGTAATCAGGAAGAAGCAAAAAATATATGTCAAATTTTATCTTCAATAGATGGAATTAGTCAGATTATCATAAATGAAGCTCAAGGTTTCTCCATAAATTTTGTAGCAGATAAGGAAAAAGATTTACTTACGAAGCTCAAAGTGGAATTGGCCTTCTCAAAGTTTGAAATTTTTTCTCTTACCCAAAGTCAGCCAAGCTTGGATGATGTATATCTTCAGGCAACTGGGAAAACATTATTGGATGCCGAAATTTTTATGACAGGGAAAAGAGACCTTAAAAAAGAATCAAAGCAATCAATGCGATAA
- a CDS encoding COX15/CtaA family protein, translating into MINNQLYKSKYLPIFKRLGRHSVFALIALIVIGGATRVMEAGLACPDWPLCYGSFLPFSHMNLRVFLEWFHRLDAFLVGVLILFKFALSIIWKKEIPNWLPKTYSLLLCLVIIQGSFGALTVINLLDSYTVTGHLLIAFLLLITTISINQNLENNKIEEPLIWWRLLLFIPLLLTLIQSFIGVRLSSTWSAHICLSFNKQCLILNTHKLFAFPITFSILLIIATAIYKRSLLTENWQYLSALIFLLFSQIVLGVLSLKTNLNEPIFIIGHQLNASLFIAILTTLIFRNPFNKKGLNHSLNSQMVGINS; encoded by the coding sequence TTGATTAATAACCAATTATATAAATCAAAATATCTGCCAATTTTTAAAAGATTAGGAAGGCATAGTGTATTTGCACTCATCGCCCTAATTGTCATTGGAGGTGCTACGAGAGTCATGGAGGCTGGCCTTGCTTGTCCAGATTGGCCATTATGTTATGGATCATTTTTGCCTTTTAGTCATATGAACCTAAGAGTTTTTCTAGAGTGGTTTCATCGCCTAGATGCTTTTCTTGTTGGAGTATTAATTCTTTTTAAATTTGCCCTTTCAATTATCTGGAAAAAAGAAATTCCAAATTGGTTACCTAAAACTTATTCATTACTACTTTGTCTTGTTATTATCCAAGGATCTTTTGGAGCTTTAACAGTAATAAACCTGCTTGATTCATATACTGTTACGGGCCATCTTTTAATAGCATTTCTACTTCTCATTACAACAATTTCAATAAATCAAAATTTAGAAAATAACAAAATAGAAGAACCATTAATTTGGTGGAGATTATTATTGTTTATTCCTCTTTTACTTACTCTGATTCAATCTTTTATTGGAGTAAGGCTTTCATCAACTTGGTCAGCACATATTTGCTTATCTTTTAATAAACAATGCCTAATTCTAAATACTCATAAATTATTTGCTTTTCCAATTACTTTTTCAATTCTATTGATTATTGCTACTGCAATTTATAAGAGAAGTTTGCTTACTGAAAATTGGCAATATCTCTCAGCACTTATTTTTCTCTTGTTTTCCCAGATTGTTTTGGGTGTTTTAAGTCTTAAAACAAATTTGAATGAACCTATTTTTATTATCGGTCATCAACTCAATGCTTCTTTATTTATTGCGATATTAACAACATTAATTTTTAGAAATCCTTTTAACAAAAAAGGTCTAAACCACTCCCTAAATTCTCAAATGGTTGGTATCAATTCATGA
- the fabG gene encoding 3-oxoacyl-[acyl-carrier-protein] reductase — MTNTDLLSGKVALITGASRGIGKEIALELSRLGAEVFINYSSSDEKAEEVVNSIKNSGGKAHKLKFDVSKEDSVSSAFEDIIKINGSIDILINNAGITRDGLLMRMKSEQWDDVLNTNLKGVFLCTKYASKFMMKKRSGSIVNISSVVGIIGNPGQANYSAAKAGVIGFTKTCAKEFASRGINVNAIAPGFIETEMTEKLNTEEILKVIPLGKLGSCTQIANLVSFLVSSNAGSYITGQTISIDGGMSI; from the coding sequence ATGACCAATACAGATTTATTATCAGGCAAAGTTGCTTTAATAACTGGAGCTAGCAGAGGAATTGGTAAAGAAATTGCTTTAGAACTAAGCCGCTTGGGAGCAGAAGTTTTTATTAATTACTCTTCCTCCGATGAAAAAGCTGAAGAAGTCGTAAATTCAATAAAAAATTCGGGAGGTAAAGCTCATAAATTAAAATTTGATGTTTCAAAAGAGGATTCTGTTAGTTCAGCTTTTGAAGACATCATAAAAATCAATGGCTCCATTGATATCCTCATTAACAATGCTGGTATTACTAGAGATGGACTATTGATGAGAATGAAATCGGAACAATGGGATGACGTACTAAATACAAACTTAAAAGGAGTTTTTCTTTGTACAAAATATGCGTCAAAATTTATGATGAAAAAAAGAAGTGGTAGTATCGTAAATATTTCATCTGTTGTTGGAATAATTGGTAATCCCGGTCAAGCAAATTATTCTGCAGCCAAAGCTGGCGTTATTGGATTCACAAAAACTTGCGCTAAAGAATTTGCTTCAAGAGGTATAAACGTAAATGCAATAGCTCCAGGTTTCATAGAAACAGAGATGACTGAAAAACTTAATACTGAAGAGATTCTTAAAGTTATTCCTTTAGGGAAATTAGGAAGTTGTACTCAAATTGCAAACTTAGTTTCATTCTTAGTTTCAAGTAATGCAGGAAGTTACATTACAGGACAAACAATTAGTATTGACGGAGGTATGAGTATTTAA
- a CDS encoding cytochrome c oxidase subunit 3 encodes MTTLDSSKEIQKNNSEVKETHEDFRMFGLITFLIADGMTFAGFFAAYLTYKAVNPLPDGAIYELELPIPTLNTILLLVSSATFHKAGKALLKDKNSDSQKWLFFTAFLGIIFLICQLFEYFHLPFGLTDNLFASTFYALTGFHGLHVTLGTLMILIIAWQSRINGGRVTSQNIFPLEAVELYWHFVDGIWVILFIILYLL; translated from the coding sequence ATGACAACTCTAGATAGTTCAAAAGAAATTCAAAAAAATAATTCTGAAGTTAAGGAAACACACGAAGACTTCAGAATGTTTGGTCTCATAACTTTCCTAATTGCGGACGGAATGACTTTTGCTGGATTCTTTGCTGCTTATTTAACTTATAAAGCAGTAAATCCATTACCTGATGGTGCTATTTATGAATTAGAACTCCCAATACCTACACTAAATACAATTTTATTACTTGTTAGTAGTGCAACTTTCCATAAAGCAGGTAAAGCACTTTTAAAAGATAAAAACTCTGATTCCCAAAAATGGTTGTTTTTTACTGCATTTCTTGGAATTATATTTTTAATATGTCAATTATTTGAATATTTTCATTTACCATTTGGATTAACCGATAATTTATTTGCAAGTACTTTTTATGCTCTTACTGGTTTTCATGGATTACATGTCACTTTAGGCACTTTAATGATTTTAATTATTGCTTGGCAATCGAGAATTAATGGTGGAAGAGTCACTAGTCAAAATATATTCCCATTGGAAGCTGTTGAATTGTACTGGCATTTTGTAGATGGAATATGGGTTATTTTATTTATTATTTTGTATCTTTTATGA
- a CDS encoding AbrB family transcriptional regulator, whose translation MLEGKELLEKAKLLSKQSEDEIAKGCGYVGPSGRVLRKSFYRALIAAKGYKIGNGRQGKNGNRASRGRQAEFKTKVHGNGNLLIGHAYTKKLGLEPGQEFKIDLKKESKTIYLVPLN comes from the coding sequence ATGCTAGAAGGAAAAGAACTTCTTGAGAAAGCAAAATTATTAAGTAAACAATCTGAAGATGAGATAGCCAAAGGCTGTGGTTATGTTGGTCCAAGCGGTAGAGTCTTAAGAAAAAGTTTTTACAGAGCGCTTATCGCAGCTAAGGGTTACAAAATAGGAAATGGTCGTCAAGGGAAAAATGGTAATAGAGCTTCAAGAGGCAGACAGGCAGAATTTAAAACTAAAGTTCATGGCAATGGGAACCTATTAATTGGTCATGCCTACACCAAAAAATTAGGTCTAGAACCTGGTCAGGAATTCAAAATCGATCTAAAAAAAGAGTCAAAAACAATTTATCTGGTTCCATTAAATTAA
- a CDS encoding heme o synthase: MNSSNLENLNYKSSIRDQVVPSRKRLTLPPWLEVAKPRLIPLLLATTLGGMALTEEWPLPSPKLICTLGGGALAAAAAGALNCLWEMELDKRMTRTSKRALPAGKLSSETVFLAAVSCTLAASMLLVSGVNYLAAGLTLLGLFSYVILYTVILKPRTTKNIVFGGVAGAIPPLVGASAATGHVGLSGWWLFGLVMLWTPAHFWALAILLKDDYASVGIPMLPSVKGSVFTAKAISRYGWATVLMSIMGVFALPEGGLLYGIMLLPFNGRLIQLINELKKSPDDLSRAKSLFRWSILYMFGICLLLLISRTQLSVEFEQQSMQIFVSILSLLSN; encoded by the coding sequence ATGAACAGTAGTAACTTGGAAAACTTGAACTATAAATCTTCAATTAGGGATCAAGTTGTACCTTCAAGAAAAAGATTAACTTTGCCTCCTTGGCTTGAAGTAGCAAAACCCAGATTAATCCCACTTTTACTGGCAACAACTTTGGGAGGAATGGCTTTAACAGAGGAATGGCCTTTACCTTCTCCAAAACTTATCTGTACTTTAGGAGGTGGAGCTTTGGCAGCAGCAGCAGCAGGAGCACTTAATTGTTTGTGGGAAATGGAATTAGATAAGCGGATGACAAGAACTAGCAAAAGAGCTTTACCCGCAGGAAAGTTGTCATCTGAGACTGTATTTTTAGCTGCCGTATCATGTACTTTGGCAGCTTCTATGCTTTTAGTAAGTGGTGTAAATTATTTAGCTGCGGGATTAACTCTTCTTGGTCTATTTAGCTACGTGATTTTATATACAGTTATTTTGAAACCTCGTACAACAAAAAATATTGTTTTCGGAGGAGTTGCTGGTGCGATACCACCTTTAGTTGGAGCATCTGCTGCTACAGGGCATGTAGGCCTTAGTGGTTGGTGGTTGTTTGGCTTAGTAATGTTATGGACCCCAGCTCATTTTTGGGCACTTGCAATTTTGTTGAAGGATGATTATGCATCTGTTGGTATTCCTATGCTCCCTTCTGTTAAGGGATCTGTTTTTACTGCTAAAGCGATTTCTCGTTACGGATGGGCAACAGTTTTAATGAGTATAATGGGAGTCTTTGCTTTACCTGAAGGAGGGCTCTTATATGGAATTATGTTATTGCCATTTAATGGAAGACTTATTCAATTAATAAATGAATTAAAGAAATCTCCTGATGATCTTTCAAGAGCAAAGTCTCTTTTTAGGTGGTCTATTCTATATATGTTTGGTATTTGTCTTTTGTTATTAATTTCCAGAACCCAACTATCCGTAGAATTTGAGCAGCAATCTATGCAAATATTTGTCTCTATATTATCCCTGCTTAGTAATTAA
- the coxB gene encoding cytochrome c oxidase subunit II gives MLNKNIYLILIISLVFSISFWIGFNVNLLPAEASINAPIYDELFKILFIIGLIIFIGMTIAVIYSLFKFRKRNDQIGDGIALEGNLRLEIVWTIIPSIIVLLIGLYSYNIYDRMGGMKELNHNHEMMSSNPEKIWAGISQTSDNEISKNNLSIEVSAMQFAFLFNYPKGNFISGELHVPVDQKVSMKMESKDVIHAFWVPEFRIKQDIIPGQPTVLNFTPTKVGKYPIICAELCGPYHGGMRASIIVEEESDYNDWFDKNKKTEVNL, from the coding sequence TTGTTAAATAAAAACATTTATTTAATACTAATAATTTCACTCGTTTTTTCTATATCTTTTTGGATCGGATTCAATGTAAATTTGCTCCCAGCTGAAGCAAGTATTAATGCTCCAATTTACGATGAACTCTTTAAAATTCTTTTCATCATAGGCTTAATTATTTTTATAGGAATGACAATAGCTGTTATTTATAGTTTATTTAAGTTTAGGAAAAGGAATGATCAGATAGGCGATGGTATAGCTTTAGAGGGAAACTTAAGATTAGAAATTGTATGGACAATTATCCCTTCAATAATTGTTTTATTAATAGGTTTATATAGTTACAACATCTACGACCGAATGGGAGGGATGAAGGAACTAAATCATAACCATGAAATGATGAGTTCAAATCCTGAAAAAATATGGGCTGGAATTAGTCAAACTTCCGATAATGAAATATCAAAAAATAATTTATCAATTGAAGTTTCGGCTATGCAATTTGCATTTCTATTCAATTATCCCAAAGGAAATTTTATATCAGGAGAGCTACACGTTCCTGTTGATCAAAAAGTATCGATGAAAATGGAATCTAAAGATGTCATTCATGCTTTTTGGGTGCCAGAGTTCAGAATTAAACAGGATATTATTCCTGGACAACCAACTGTTCTAAATTTCACTCCTACGAAAGTAGGGAAATATCCAATAATTTGCGCAGAATTATGTGGCCCATATCATGGGGGAATGAGAGCCTCGATAATTGTTGAAGAAGAATCTGATTACAACGATTGGTTTGACAAAAATAAAAAAACAGAGGTGAATTTATGA